Proteins from a genomic interval of Solidesulfovibrio sp.:
- a CDS encoding methyl-accepting chemotaxis protein, which yields MGDTSQNTRAAATALNRCRKALGGVEQGLSDLMRGRERVFLDLGNDLMRLESGCEGLSQNAGELAACSSGLDLHEALDRSAGELAALTSAASDEAGQESLRDIGAVAGIIEELSSIVSAFARVVKHLSMLGIATRIESARLGGDGRGFSTLADDVEKLAHQIVEHCAGIAAKVEALRGHVASARESTLSIIRAQEKCFELISRELTANFADLAAMSERSAQLSDELARSAAAIRADIGQAVRSLQFHDIVRQQIEHVAQALSEVNREIDEAQTEDHEDLLDLAAFVADVLALQDSQLDSADTHFTDAANRLRDSLSSLAERIRGIAAAIVATVGEKAGDSPLGRVEAGIATVKGQMGDFAAQGEALGGIMDSVAATISGMGGTIEAIEDVGAEIELIAINASIKAAHTGTAGAALGVLALAIQRLSVDARRLTDDVARILKTIFEASRTLQETASRHNDQSASRRVVDELDGALGGTRACSERSLTLFADLRDQSAALGERAAGIARGIDFDKDIGARLAAIRRTLTEQAAVAGDHAPPGGGRSARLRGLYDRYTMEAERAVHEAAFGLAPGAAAKPAAGPAAATDTAGAFGDNVELF from the coding sequence ATGGGCGATACCAGCCAGAACACGCGCGCGGCGGCCACGGCCCTGAACCGGTGCCGCAAGGCGCTTGGCGGCGTGGAACAAGGACTGTCCGATCTCATGCGGGGGCGCGAGCGGGTTTTTCTCGACCTCGGCAACGACCTCATGCGCCTGGAATCCGGGTGCGAGGGCCTTTCCCAAAACGCCGGGGAACTGGCGGCCTGCTCCTCGGGGCTGGACCTGCACGAGGCCCTGGACCGCTCGGCGGGTGAACTGGCCGCCCTGACCTCGGCCGCCTCGGACGAGGCCGGCCAGGAGAGCCTGCGGGATATCGGCGCCGTGGCCGGCATCATCGAGGAGCTCTCGAGCATCGTCTCGGCCTTCGCCAGGGTCGTCAAGCACCTCTCCATGCTCGGCATCGCCACCCGCATCGAAAGCGCCCGGCTCGGCGGCGACGGCCGCGGCTTTTCCACCCTGGCCGACGACGTGGAAAAGCTCGCCCACCAGATCGTCGAGCACTGCGCCGGCATCGCCGCCAAGGTCGAGGCCTTGCGCGGCCACGTGGCCTCGGCCCGGGAAAGCACGCTGTCCATCATCCGGGCCCAGGAGAAGTGCTTCGAACTCATCTCCCGGGAGCTCACGGCCAATTTCGCCGACCTGGCCGCCATGTCGGAACGTTCGGCGCAGCTGTCCGACGAACTGGCGCGTAGCGCCGCGGCCATCCGGGCCGATATCGGCCAGGCGGTCAGGTCCTTGCAGTTCCACGACATCGTGCGCCAGCAGATCGAGCATGTCGCCCAGGCCCTGTCCGAGGTGAACCGGGAGATCGACGAGGCCCAAACCGAGGACCACGAGGACCTCCTCGACCTGGCCGCCTTCGTGGCCGACGTGCTGGCCCTGCAGGATTCCCAGCTCGACAGCGCGGACACGCATTTCACCGATGCCGCCAACCGCCTGCGCGATTCCTTGAGCTCGCTTGCCGAGCGCATCCGGGGCATCGCCGCGGCCATCGTCGCCACCGTCGGCGAAAAGGCCGGGGACAGCCCCCTGGGCCGCGTCGAGGCCGGCATCGCCACGGTCAAGGGGCAGATGGGGGATTTCGCCGCCCAAGGCGAGGCCCTGGGCGGCATCATGGATTCCGTGGCCGCCACCATCTCCGGCATGGGCGGCACCATCGAGGCCATCGAGGACGTGGGCGCGGAAATCGAACTGATCGCCATAAACGCCAGCATCAAGGCCGCCCATACCGGCACGGCCGGCGCGGCCCTGGGCGTCCTGGCCCTGGCCATCCAGCGCCTGTCGGTCGATGCCCGACGCCTGACCGACGACGTGGCCCGCATCCTCAAGACGATTTTCGAGGCCTCGCGCACGTTGCAGGAGACCGCCAGCCGGCACAACGACCAGTCGGCCTCCCGGCGCGTGGTGGACGAACTCGATGGCGCCCTGGGCGGGACCAGGGCCTGTTCCGAACGCAGCCTGACGCTTTTCGCCGACCTGCGCGACCAAAGCGCCGCCTTGGGCGAGCGGGCGGCCGGCATCGCCCGGGGCATCGATTTCGACAAGGACATCGGGGCGCGGCTGGCGGCCATCCGCCGGACCCTGACCGAACAGGCGGCCGTGGCCGGCGACCACGCCCCTCCCGGCGGCGGCCGCAGCGCCCGGCTGCGCGGCCTCTACGACCGCTACACCATGGAGGCCGAGCGGGCCGTGCACGAGGCGGCCTTCGGCCTGGCCCCGGGGGCGGCGGCGAAACCGGCCGCCGGCCCGGCCGCGGCCACGGACACCGCGGGAGCGTTCGGAGACAATGTCGAACTGTTCTGA